Genomic window (Desulfovibrio sp. UIB00):
TGCGGGCAGATCTGCGGGCGCAGTTCTTCATCAAAAATTTCCGCGCCGCCGCCGGGCATCATCACAAGGCCCGCGTTCTGCAAGCGCTTGAGCACCTCAAGGGTGCTGATGCCTTCAAGGCGCGCAAAATGTTCAATCTCTACGGCCGTAAAGGCCTTGACCGGCAGGTTGGGGTTGAAGGCCCGCACCGCGCGGATCATGTCTTCAAACCAGGCAAGGGGGCGCGTGGGGTGGCAGCCGCCCACAATGTGCAGCTCGTCCAGATGCAGGGGGGTCGCGTCTGCGGCGCGCAGGCGGGCCAGCACGTCATCAAGGCTCATGGCAAACGCGCCCGGCTCGTCCTCCCTGTCGCGGCGGAAGGCGCAAAAGGTGCAGCCGTTGACGCACACATTGGTATAGTTGATCTGCCGATTGACCACATAAAAGGCCTTGTGGCCGTGCAAGCGGCAGCGCACGTGCAGCGCAAGAGCGCCTACGGCTGTAATATCGGGGCAGTTGAACAGTGTCAGCCCGTCTTCGGGCGAAAGCCGCTCCCCGGAGAGCACCTTTTCGCGGATAGACGAAAGGCCCAGTGCGGCGTAGTATGTTGCGTCTAGCATATCTGAATCCTGTGCATGGATTGGGGGCAAAATGCCGCTCGCAGATTAAGCCCCGCCGCCGCACACTGTCAACGTGAGGAAAAAATGTCTGCCTTGCCGCCGCCAAATCTGTCATTCGGTCTTTCGCCCTGCCCCAACGATACCTATATTTTTCATGCCATGCTGCACGGGCTGGTGCCTGTTCCCGCGCCTCTCACCCCGCATATGGCCGATGTGGAAGAACTGAACAACCTTGCCCGGCAAAAGGCGCTGGACGTCACCAAAATGTCGCTTGGCGCAACCACCGAGATCATGCAGGATTATGCCCTGATGTCTTCTGGCGCGGCGCTTGGCTGGGGCTGCGGCCCCCTTGTGGTGGCGCGCAAAAACCTCAAGCCCGAAGATTGGCGCAATGCCACGGTGGCGGTGCCCGGCCTGCTGACCACAGGCAACCTGCTGCTGACCCTGCACGGCGGTTTTCAGGGGCCGCGCAAGGAAATGTTGTTCAGCGACGTTATGTCTGCCGTGAGCAATGGCGAGGCTGATCTTGGTCTGATCATCCACGAGGGACGCTTTACCTACGCACGTCAAGGGCTTGTAAAACTGCTTGATCTGGGGCAGTGGTGGGAGGCGGAGTTTTCTCTGCCGCTGCCGCTGGGGGCCATTGCCGTGCGGCGCGACCTGCCCATACCCCTTGCCCGGCGCGTGCAGAATACCATTACTGCCAGCCTGGCTTACGCCAACGCGCACCCCGATGATTCGCGTGAATTTATCCGTTCGCATGCGCAGGAAATGGAAGAAAGCGTCACCAGCGCCCACATCAAGACCTTTGTGACGGATTTCAGCCTTGATCTCGGCCCGGCAGGGCGTGCGGCCATTGAAACACTGGTGGGCCGGGCTGCGGATATCATGGGCAAGGCCCTGCCTTCTGAAGGGCTGTTTTTGCGCTAGGGGCTGTTTCTAAATAATTCTTTTGGCCAACTGGCTGCGTCAAAAGGCCATTTTTTACTCCAGTCATGTACCGTAAGCGCTGCTGTCTTCGCGGCAGCCGTTGCCGAAGGGCCTACGGATGGCGACAGCGATTGCAACGATGAAACCGTGTCGTTACGCGTGCTGTCTTCAAGCGTAGTTTCCTGCGTCACAACGCTTGAAGCATCCGTAGCTTCCTTTGTCGCAGCGGCTAAAGCGAGTACACTCCTTTCGTAAAAAAAACCTTTTTCCTTGCCCTTGGCACAAAATCATTTATTTAGAGACAACCCCTGAAGCAGGTTACGAATGAAATGAGTTAACTGCTATAGCCAGGCAGGGCAAACCCGGCCCGTAACTCTTTTGCCTCCCCAGGTTTCGCGCGTTGCGGCGCGGACGGAACACGTTTTACCCCGGACTCTTCCGGCTTGTTCTGGCGCTGGCTTTATGCCCGCCACGGATCACCTGCGAGAACCCTATGTTTGAAAAAATATTCTCCCTTTCAGAGGCCCGCCGTTTTTATGCGGTGGGGCTGCCCATCTTCATTGCCCAGCTTTCGCAAACGGGCATGACCTTTGCCGATACTGCCATGAGCGGGCTTTACAGCGCTCAGGCTCTGGCCGCTGTGGCCGTTGCGGGTTCCATATGGGCCCCTGTGGCCCTGCTTGGCATTGGCTGCCTGCTGGCGCTCTCTCCCTTGAGCGCGCAACTGGTGGGTTCCGGGCGGCCTGACCGTGCGGCGCATCTGCTGCGGCAGGGGCTGTGGCTTACTCTTGGCCTGAGCGTTGTGCTGGTGAGCTTTTATTACGCAGTCTCGTTCCATCTGGACCTTTTTGGCCTTGAACCCGCGCTTGCAGACATGGCAGGGGCGTACCTGCGCGCCATCATGTGGGGTTTGCCGGGTTTCCTGCTTTTTGTGAACCTGCGCAGCTTTCTTGAGGGTTTTTCCCGCACTCGTCCCGCCATGGTCATAGGCCTGCTCGGGCTGGCGCTTAATGTTCCCTGCAACTACGTATTCATTTACGGCAAGTTCGGCTTACCGGAGCTTGGCGGGGTGGGCTGCGGCGTGGCCTCTGCCATCAGCTTCTGGTTTATGGGCCTGTGCATGCTGTATTATCTGCGCCGCGACCCGCAGTATAAATGCCTGGGGCCGTTGTTTGCGCCCTTGGTCCGTGGCGGCAGCGCAGAAGAGCCGCGCTTTGACGGGGCGCTGGTTTTGCGTGTGTTCCGCATTGGCTTTCCCGGCGCGCTGGCCCTGTTTTTCGAAGTTTCGCTCTTTGCCCTCAGCGCCATTTTGCTGGCCCCACTGGGGACGGTCATGGTGGCTGGTCATCAGATTGCCCTTAATTTTGGGGCGCTGGTGTTCATGGTCCCGCTTTCCATCAGCATGACGGCCACAATCCGCGTTGGCCGTTACCTTGGGGCGCAGCAGGCCGAGCGCGCCAAAATCGTGGCCCGCACGGCCCTGACCCTGAGCGTTGTTTTTGCGCTGCTCATTGCTACGCTTACAGTGTTGTTCCGCCATAGTATTGTGGCCATTTATACCGAGGATGCGGCGGTGGCCGCCCTGGCCATGCAACTCCTGCTTTATCAGGCCGCCTACCAGATCGTGGACGGCTTGCAGGTGACGGGCATCGGCATTCTGCGCGGGCACAATGATACGCGGATTATTTCTGCCATCTGCTTTGGGGCCTACTGGATTATCGGGCTGCCTCTGGGGTTTGCCCTGGCACGTACAAACCTTCTGGTGCCCTCAATGGGAGCGGCGGGCTTTTGGATTGCCTACATTGTGGCCCTGGGATTCGGGGCGGCATGTTACCTCTGGCGGGTGCGGCATCTGCATTCGCTTACCACGGAAGACATGCTCCAGCGCGTGAAGCGTTAGGACGATGTCATAAAGTTATATATACCCTGTCCCTGTCAGAACGTTTTTTCTGCGGGCGGACTGGTGCGAGCGTAAAAAGAGGCGCAGACGGGCTTTGCCCGCCTGCGCCTCTTTCAATCACTGATTGCGTTGGCAGAGAAAATGAAAAGGACGTTTGCGCTATTTGCGGAAGGCCTGCTTCCAGGTAAATCTTACTATGGACATCATGTCCGTGAGGCTGCTTTTGCCGCCAAGCAGGCTTCCGGAGCTTTTGCCGCGCGCGAGGGGATCAAGCAGCGGCGGGATGGGGGTATTGCCAGAAATGGCAGGCTGCGCATCCTGCGCGGTGCGGGTGTTCTGCGTTGATTGGGCTGCGCCCTCATGCTCGCCCCACAAGGGGATAACTGGCGAGGAGGCACCCTGCCCGGCGCGCAGATTGCCTGCTCTGGCGGCGGAACCCTGCTGGGAGGGCATGTCCGGTTCGTCCTCGTCGGCAAGGGCAATGCCAACTTGCCCGCGTTGCCGCGCGCCAGCCAGAGGGACTGTGCCTGCGGGCTGAGCCTGATTTGTTTGCGTTTGATTTGCCTGCACATGGCCCATTTGCGCCTGACCCACCTGCATCAGAGGGTCATTTGCCCATTCTGCGGCTGCGCCTTCTGCGTCCCCGCGCTCCCTGGCGGCCTGACGGCCTGCCCGCCACTGGCGCTCGACCGCGTCCTCAATCTTTTTTGCCTCGGCCTCGCGGGTCAGGGTTTCAAGGGTGGTGCGGATTTCTGCGCTCAAGGCTTCGGCGTCAGCGCCCAGAGCCTGTTCAAGGCAGGTTTCCATGTTTTTCAGCATGTCGTCCGGGGTATCTGTTGCAAGGCATATCTGAGCCATGCGCTCACTGATCTGCTCTCTGGGGGTAATTTCATACCCCTGAGCCAAAATTCCTGCTGCAAAATCAAAGTTGCCCTGGCGTATCTGCTGCAAGGCCTCGGACAAAAACGGGCTTCGCGCTGCGGGGTCTTCCTGAAGCATGCGGGCATAAACAGCGCGGGCGCGGTTCCACTGTCGCGCGCGCACGAAAGTGGCTGCCGCCAACGAAAGATAGTGGCGGTAGCGGGCCATGTCGCCCTTGCCCTTCCACGCTGCGGCCATGCCCAGCTCCGCCTTGCCCTGAATAAGCGCGCCGCGCATGGCCCGCTGGAAGGCATTGATGGCGCTGTTCCATTTGCGCTGTTCAAGGCACTGCATGCCCACGCGAAAATAGTCTTCGGGCTGGCGAATGGGCTTGAGCAGGATGCCGTAGGTGGCCACGGCTTCGTCAAAGGCCCTGGTGTCGGCAAGGTGGGCGGCTTTTTCCAGGTCATCAAGCGAAGAACGCGAGTTGGCCAGAAAATCAAGATGGGCCTTGAGCTGGCTAAAGGAGTAGGGCCTTGATATGAGGGCGCTTGCGCCGCAGCCGAGAGTGCGGAGCTGCTCCACCTCGCTGTCGTGAGGCAGAATCAGCAGTACGGGCATGTCGAGCAGCAGGGGGTGCAGACGCAGGATGGCGCAGAACTGTTCGCCGTCCATATCAGAAAGGCGCTGCGAGCAGATGACCACATCGGGCTTGAAAGAAGGGGGAAATTCGTCAAGGCCAGCCAGCATGCGGGCTGCCGCCACGCCGGAGGTCAGACCTTCAATGCGGTCAACCCCGACTTCGCGCAGTGCGCGTCTGTCCAGAGCGGCCATTGATTCGCTTTCGCTGAGAAGAAGAACATGGATCTGCCGTGGGCGGGTCATGCTTGTCCTTGTCGGAATAACCAGTTGAAAAGCTGCCGGCAGGAAGGGCAGGCAGTGGCTTCCGTAAATGCACTATACCCGCTGGAGCGGGCTTGCGCAAGAAAACTGGGGCTTGAAATTTGATGAATGCCTGTCGCGAATGAGCGTAAGCGCTTGTGCCTCCATAAAAAACACCTTGTCGCTGGTTGTGGCGGCAAGGTGTTTATGTGTCGTATCTGTCAGAACCAGCCTAATTGGCAAAGGGTATTATGCGCGCACGCTGCTGCACATCCTCGCTGGCGCAATATTCCGGCGGGCAGGAATGAACGGCGTGGCAGTATGGGCAGTGCAGCGTACCATCTGCCCGTTCAAGGCGGATGAGACCGCCCTCGTTTTCGTAGCAGCGCGGGCAGAACGGCCCAAGATTTATATCCTTGGCCTTGAGCCAGTAGAGGCCGTTGCGGCGGAACAGGTTGCTGGCAAGCTCAACAACTTCTTCAAGGGTTTTCAGGCGGGTTTGCAACAGGTTGAGCTCATCGTGCAGGGCTATGCTGCGCGATTGCACTTCCATGAGCAGGCGGCGGGCCTGTTCGACATGCCCGGAGGCAAAAAGGTCGTTGATTTCTTTGAATAGTCGATAGTGCAGCATGGTTCGCTTCCCCATTGCTGCTAATAATCGGAGCAAGACGGTATATCTTTAGGGATCTGAAATCGGCTATTGGCGCGGGCTGAAAATTTTTATCCATGATTTTGGGCGGTTGGTGC
Coding sequences:
- a CDS encoding MATE family efflux transporter, coding for MFEKIFSLSEARRFYAVGLPIFIAQLSQTGMTFADTAMSGLYSAQALAAVAVAGSIWAPVALLGIGCLLALSPLSAQLVGSGRPDRAAHLLRQGLWLTLGLSVVLVSFYYAVSFHLDLFGLEPALADMAGAYLRAIMWGLPGFLLFVNLRSFLEGFSRTRPAMVIGLLGLALNVPCNYVFIYGKFGLPELGGVGCGVASAISFWFMGLCMLYYLRRDPQYKCLGPLFAPLVRGGSAEEPRFDGALVLRVFRIGFPGALALFFEVSLFALSAILLAPLGTVMVAGHQIALNFGALVFMVPLSISMTATIRVGRYLGAQQAERAKIVARTALTLSVVFALLIATLTVLFRHSIVAIYTEDAAVAALAMQLLLYQAAYQIVDGLQVTGIGILRGHNDTRIISAICFGAYWIIGLPLGFALARTNLLVPSMGAAGFWIAYIVALGFGAACYLWRVRHLHSLTTEDMLQRVKR
- a CDS encoding 1,4-dihydroxy-6-naphthoate synthase, producing MSALPPPNLSFGLSPCPNDTYIFHAMLHGLVPVPAPLTPHMADVEELNNLARQKALDVTKMSLGATTEIMQDYALMSSGAALGWGCGPLVVARKNLKPEDWRNATVAVPGLLTTGNLLLTLHGGFQGPRKEMLFSDVMSAVSNGEADLGLIIHEGRFTYARQGLVKLLDLGQWWEAEFSLPLPLGAIAVRRDLPIPLARRVQNTITASLAYANAHPDDSREFIRSHAQEMEESVTSAHIKTFVTDFSLDLGPAGRAAIETLVGRAADIMGKALPSEGLFLR
- a CDS encoding response regulator — protein: MTRPRQIHVLLLSESESMAALDRRALREVGVDRIEGLTSGVAAARMLAGLDEFPPSFKPDVVICSQRLSDMDGEQFCAILRLHPLLLDMPVLLILPHDSEVEQLRTLGCGASALISRPYSFSQLKAHLDFLANSRSSLDDLEKAAHLADTRAFDEAVATYGILLKPIRQPEDYFRVGMQCLEQRKWNSAINAFQRAMRGALIQGKAELGMAAAWKGKGDMARYRHYLSLAAATFVRARQWNRARAVYARMLQEDPAARSPFLSEALQQIRQGNFDFAAGILAQGYEITPREQISERMAQICLATDTPDDMLKNMETCLEQALGADAEALSAEIRTTLETLTREAEAKKIEDAVERQWRAGRQAARERGDAEGAAAEWANDPLMQVGQAQMGHVQANQTQTNQAQPAGTVPLAGARQRGQVGIALADEDEPDMPSQQGSAARAGNLRAGQGASSPVIPLWGEHEGAAQSTQNTRTAQDAQPAISGNTPIPPLLDPLARGKSSGSLLGGKSSLTDMMSIVRFTWKQAFRK
- the mqnE gene encoding aminofutalosine synthase MqnE, with the protein product MLDATYYAALGLSSIREKVLSGERLSPEDGLTLFNCPDITAVGALALHVRCRLHGHKAFYVVNRQINYTNVCVNGCTFCAFRRDREDEPGAFAMSLDDVLARLRAADATPLHLDELHIVGGCHPTRPLAWFEDMIRAVRAFNPNLPVKAFTAVEIEHFARLEGISTLEVLKRLQNAGLVMMPGGGAEIFDEELRPQICPHKADAKAWLRIQGEAHSLGIATNCTMLFGHIESYEHRIDHLCRLREQQDKSGGFTCFIPLPFLTDHSRLKLPEDKVGPQRGLDQLRTVAVSRLMLDNIPHLKAYWIMMAPKLAPVALWYGADDLDGTIIEERIGHMAGAQSAQGMTIEELEHLIRESGFTPVRRNATFNTLNDESTEARQ